The Candidatus Eisenbacteria bacterium genome has a segment encoding these proteins:
- the alaS gene encoding alanine--tRNA ligase: MERLSREIRSAFLDFWRRRDHRIVMGSPLVPREDPTLLFTSAGMVQFKKFYASREPLEYRRAATVQKCLRASDLEDVGHTPRHCTFFEMLGHFSFGDYFKREAILWNWEFFTKVLPLPIDLLRASVFEEDDEAYAIWRDDVGMPAERIHRLGRKDNFWGPAGETGACGPSSELYYDLGPGLGCGRPSCGPGCDCDRWIEVGNFVFPQFDRQPDGSDLPLPNRGIDTGIGLERLTMVLAGKKTIFETDLFAPIIHEIGRMAGVAYEGERKSGFHIIADHARALAFALTEGILPANEGRGYVIKRLLRRAAVQAHRLGLREPFLHRLIDTVIGEMAPVYPELGEAADRVRLALRSEEDRFEATLEQGLSRFEEIAARVSGGEAVPGREVFVLYDTYGFPADLTAVLAREKGLAIDEAGFEEEMARQRERSRASATFYRSQGEALEWMVLTEGPHSSFVGYDTLEIETKIRRVAAIPEASGEWWAVVETTPFYAESGGQVGDTGMLSSPAVAGLVLDTIAVGDEIRHRVRIEGGEWTEGVVRLAVDEPSRAATRRNHTATHLLQAALRGRLGNHVAQAGSLVAPNRLRFDFTHPSALSQEDLEAIERAVNEQVVADKEVHVHFSTYDEAIRDRVTALFGEKYDERVRRIRIPGASEELCGGTHVSRTGEIGSFLVLA; this comes from the coding sequence ATGGAGAGGCTTTCGCGGGAGATCCGATCGGCGTTCCTGGACTTCTGGCGCCGGCGGGATCACAGGATCGTGATGGGTTCGCCCCTGGTCCCCAGGGAGGACCCGACGCTGCTCTTCACCTCGGCGGGCATGGTCCAGTTCAAGAAGTTCTACGCCTCGCGGGAGCCGCTCGAGTACCGGCGGGCGGCGACCGTCCAGAAGTGCCTGCGGGCGAGCGATCTGGAGGACGTCGGCCACACGCCGCGCCACTGCACCTTCTTCGAGATGCTCGGCCACTTCTCCTTCGGCGACTACTTCAAGCGCGAAGCGATTCTCTGGAACTGGGAGTTCTTCACGAAGGTCCTCCCGCTTCCGATCGACCTGCTCCGGGCCTCCGTCTTCGAGGAGGACGATGAGGCCTACGCGATCTGGCGGGACGATGTCGGCATGCCGGCGGAGAGGATCCACAGGCTCGGCCGCAAGGACAACTTCTGGGGTCCCGCGGGGGAGACCGGAGCGTGCGGGCCGAGTTCCGAACTCTACTACGACCTGGGGCCCGGCCTCGGGTGCGGCCGCCCCTCCTGCGGCCCAGGCTGCGACTGCGATCGGTGGATCGAGGTCGGCAACTTCGTCTTCCCTCAGTTCGATCGCCAGCCGGACGGAAGCGACCTCCCCCTGCCCAACCGGGGGATCGACACGGGGATCGGCCTCGAGCGCCTGACGATGGTTCTGGCGGGAAAGAAGACGATCTTCGAAACCGATCTCTTCGCCCCGATCATCCATGAGATCGGGCGGATGGCGGGCGTCGCCTACGAGGGGGAGCGGAAGAGCGGCTTCCACATCATCGCCGACCATGCCCGCGCCCTCGCCTTCGCCCTGACCGAGGGGATCCTCCCGGCGAACGAGGGGCGCGGCTATGTGATCAAGCGGCTGCTGCGGCGGGCGGCGGTCCAGGCGCACCGCCTGGGTCTGCGCGAGCCGTTCCTGCACCGGTTGATCGACACCGTCATCGGCGAGATGGCCCCCGTCTATCCCGAGCTCGGCGAGGCGGCCGATCGCGTTCGGCTCGCCCTCCGGTCCGAGGAGGACCGCTTCGAAGCGACGCTCGAGCAGGGCCTCTCCCGCTTCGAAGAGATCGCGGCGCGCGTGAGCGGCGGCGAGGCCGTTCCAGGGCGGGAGGTCTTTGTCCTCTACGACACGTATGGATTCCCCGCGGACTTGACCGCGGTGCTGGCGCGGGAGAAGGGGCTCGCGATCGACGAAGCCGGCTTCGAGGAGGAGATGGCGCGGCAGCGCGAGCGCTCGAGGGCCAGCGCGACATTCTATCGATCCCAAGGGGAGGCGCTGGAGTGGATGGTCCTGACAGAGGGGCCGCACTCGAGCTTCGTCGGCTACGACACGCTGGAGATCGAGACGAAGATCCGAAGGGTCGCGGCGATCCCGGAGGCGAGCGGGGAGTGGTGGGCTGTCGTCGAGACGACGCCGTTCTACGCGGAGTCGGGCGGACAGGTCGGCGACACCGGCATGCTCTCGAGTCCCGCGGTGGCGGGCCTCGTTCTCGACACGATCGCGGTCGGAGACGAGATCCGCCATCGGGTCCGCATCGAGGGGGGCGAGTGGACCGAGGGGGTTGTGAGGCTGGCGGTCGACGAGCCGTCGCGGGCCGCCACGCGCCGCAACCACACGGCGACGCACCTCCTCCAGGCGGCCCTGCGCGGGCGCCTCGGCAATCACGTGGCGCAGGCCGGCTCGCTCGTCGCTCCCAATCGCCTGCGCTTCGACTTCACGCACCCGAGCGCTCTCTCGCAGGAAGACCTGGAGGCGATCGAGCGCGCCGTCAACGAGCAGGTCGTCGCGGACAAGGAAGTCCACGTCCACTTCT